The Anguilla anguilla isolate fAngAng1 chromosome 4, fAngAng1.pri, whole genome shotgun sequence genome has a window encoding:
- the eif1b gene encoding eukaryotic translation initiation factor 1b — translation MSSIQNLQSFDPFADATKGDDSLPAGTEDSIHIRIQQRNGRKTLTTVQGIADDYDKKKLVKAFKKKFACNGTVIDHPEYGEVIQLQGDQRKNICQFLLEIGIVKEEQLKVHGF, via the exons ATGTCCTCTATCCAGAACCTCCAATCTTTCG atcCCTTTGCTGATGCCACTAAGGGTGACGACTCACTCCCGGCCGGGACAGAGGATTCCATACACATAAGGATCCAGCAGCGGAACGGCAGGAAGACGCTGACCACCGTGCAGGGGATCGCTGACGATTATGACAAGAAGAAGCTGGTGAAGGCCTTCAAGAAG AAATTTGCCTGTAACGGCACGGTGATCGACCACCCAGAGTACGGGGAGGTGATCCAGCTGCAGGGAGACCAGAGGAAGAATATCTGTCAGTTCCTCCTGGAG ATCGGCATCGTGAAGGAGGAGCAGCTGAAGGTCCACGGCTTCTAA
- the gpx7 gene encoding glutathione peroxidase 7: MGKAEKWFCSFGVLLTSNSVSYAQESGIIWRRNSVSPSTTSAFKMLFALLSFIPFLFSFAETKQKDFYTFKVVNSRGRLISLEKYRGSVSLVVNVASECGFTEQHYTDLQQLQRDFGPYHFNVLAFPCNQFGQQEPGSDQEIDSFVRRVYGVSFPLFSKIAVTGNGANNVYKYLYESSGKEPDWNFWKYLIDVSGKVVDAWGPTVPVKEIRPLISDMVRQIILKKKDEL, from the exons ATGGGAAAGGCGGAGAAATGGTTCTGTTCCTTTGGCGTGTTGCTAACTAGTAACAGTGTGTCGTATGCACAAGAAAGCGGCATCATCTGGAGAAGGAATTCGGTCAGCCCCAGTACCACTAGcgcttttaaaatgcttttcgCTTTGCTCTCATTCATACCCTTCCTGTTTAGTTTCGCTGAAACCAAGCAAAAAgatttttatacttttaaagTTGTAAACAGTAGAGGGAGATTAATATCCTTGGAAAAATACAGGGGTTCG GTGTCGCTGGTGGTGAACGTGGCGAGCGAGTGTGGCTTTACCGAGCAGCACTACACGgatctgcagcagctgcagagggACTTCGGACCCTACCACTTCAACGTCCTAGCGTTCCCCTGCAACCAGTTTGGGCAGCAGGAGCCCGGCAGCGACCAGGAGATCGACAGCTTCGTGCGCCGGGTCTACGGGgtgtccttccctctcttcagCAAAATCGCCGTCACCGGAAACGGGGCTAATAATGTCTACAAGTACCTGTATG aGTCTTCTGGGAAGGAACCTGACTGGAATTTCTGGAAGTACCTGATAGATGTGAGTGGGAAAGTGGTGGATGCTTGGGGGCCCACAGTTCCCGTTAAAGAGATCCGACCTCTCATCTCTGACATGGTCCGGCAGATTATCCTGAAGAAGAAAGATGAGCTTTAG
- the LOC118226440 gene encoding protein shisa-like-2A isoform X2 yields MTADCTSYYNAEKVFVNGFTCPKQDSDARAGFCCGFNDMKYCCDDPNSFFPYEYGYMWWLSVGALVGLSIAAVVLLAFVITLCVLCYLFIATKPSRLDNGLPLRTPGSDLGAVEGPSNSTALAGPQGFRKHFLNHKLDCDNQPPGPDRLFQRCFMATVTTVDVEGPS; encoded by the exons ATGACTGCGGACTGCACGAGTTACTACAACGCTGAGAAAGTGTTCGTGAATGGATTTACGTGTCCTAAACAAGATAGCGATGCCagagcaggtttttgttgtGGGTTTAACGATATGAAATACTGCTGTGATGACCCCAATAGCTTCTTTCCGTATGAATATGGGTACATGTGGTGGCTGAG cGTGGGGGCGCTGGTGGGGCTGTCCATTGCAGCTGTGGTTCTGTTGGCTTTCGTCATCACTCTTTGTGTCCTGTGCTATCTGTTCATTGCCACTAAACCCAGTCGGCTGGACAACGGTCTACCATTGCGGACTCCAG GTTCCGATCTGGGTGCTGTGGAGGGACCCAGTAATTCGACCGCCCTCGCTGGACCGCAAGGGTTCCGCAAACACTTCCTGAACCACAAGCTGGACTGTGACAACCAACCCCCGGGTCCGGACCGGCTCTTTCAGAGGTGCTTCATGGCCACGGTCACCACAGTCGACGTGGAGGGGCCTTCTTAG
- the LOC118226440 gene encoding protein shisa-like-2B isoform X1 — protein sequence MTADCTSYYNAEKVFVNGFTCPKQDSDARAGFCCGFNDMKYCCDDPNSFFPYEYGYMWWLSVGALVGLSIAAVVLLAFVITLCVLCYLFIATKPSRLDNGLPLRTPGSDLGAVEGPSNSTALAGPQGFRKHFLNHKLDCDNQPPGPDRLFQSANGQATSKCPSSFSSTINVMRKHNILLYLHAISCSDTAKEEFFLSCTF from the exons ATGACTGCGGACTGCACGAGTTACTACAACGCTGAGAAAGTGTTCGTGAATGGATTTACGTGTCCTAAACAAGATAGCGATGCCagagcaggtttttgttgtGGGTTTAACGATATGAAATACTGCTGTGATGACCCCAATAGCTTCTTTCCGTATGAATATGGGTACATGTGGTGGCTGAG cGTGGGGGCGCTGGTGGGGCTGTCCATTGCAGCTGTGGTTCTGTTGGCTTTCGTCATCACTCTTTGTGTCCTGTGCTATCTGTTCATTGCCACTAAACCCAGTCGGCTGGACAACGGTCTACCATTGCGGACTCCAG GTTCCGATCTGGGTGCTGTGGAGGGACCCAGTAATTCGACCGCCCTCGCTGGACCGCAAGGGTTCCGCAAACACTTCCTGAACCACAAGCTGGACTGTGACAACCAACCCCCGGGTCCGGACCGGCTCTTTCAGAG TGCTAATGGCCAGGCAACGTCGAAGTGCCCTTCATCATTCTCCAGCACAATCAATGTCATGCGTAAGCATAATATTTTGCTATATCTTCATGCAATAAGCTGCTCAGATACAGCGAAGGAGGAATTCTTCCTTAGCTGTACTTTCTAA
- the LOC118225472 gene encoding tripartite motif-containing protein 16-like isoform X1, giving the protein MKSLPLSRSCSFRETKPNSVSVIVSSKMAEGGGLLGQDQLSCAICLDPLKDPVTIPCGHSYCMGCIKDWWDQDGHTGGCSCPQCTETFTPRPVLRKNTMLAEVVEKLKKIGFQAVPPAHCYTEPEDVACDSCTGRKCKAIKSCLVCLTSYCETHLLPHYESPAFEKHKLINVTGNLQEKICSHHGKLLEFFCRTDEQFICHLCVMDQHKGHRKTTTEAERNKKQKQLGATQSEFQQSIQEREKELQDLRQAVQSLKRSAQAAVEDSERIFTELIHSIERRCSEVKELIRDHERAEVSRAEGLLERLEQEIAELRKRDAELEHLSHTEDHIHFLQNFKSLCVPAGPRDLPSFTVSPHISFEAVSKSVSELKERLEDICKVELVKIPESVKKVHTLEPMTREDFLQYSCQLTLEPNTVNQRLRLSEGNRMVTHVREIQYYPDDPDRFDCFQVLCREGLSGRCYWEAEWHGDEGVYIAVSYKEISRKGEGDGCLMGHNDKSWSLDCSSSSYSFCHNNTITKIPVPPSSRIGVYLDHRAGSLSFYGVSDTMTLLHRVQTTFTQPLYPGFWVGPVGCSVKLCNL; this is encoded by the exons ATGAagtcactccctctctctcggtCATGCAGTTTCCgagaaacaaaaccaaactctgtgtctgtcattgttagcagtaaaatggctgaaggtggTGGTTTACTGGGTCAGGACCAGTTGAGCTGTGCGATCTGTCTGGATCCACTGAAGGATCCAGTGACTATTCCCTGTGGACACAGTTACTGCATGGGCTGCATTAAGGACTGGTGGGATCAGGATGGTCATACTGGTGGCTGCAGCTGTCCGCAGTGCACAGAGACTTTCACCCCAAGGcctgttttaagaaaaaacacaatgctggctgaagtggtggagaaactgaagaagaTAGGATTCCAAGCtgttcctcctgctcactgttacACTGAACCTGAAGATGTGGCATGTGATTCCTGCACTGGGAGAAAGTGCAAAGCCATCAAATCTTGTCTGGTGTGTCTGACCTCTTACTGTGAAACTCACCTCCTGCCTCACTATGAATCTCCTGCCTTTGAGAAGCACAAACTGATAAATGTCActggaaacctgcaggagaagatctgctCTCATCATGGCAAACTGCTGGAATTTTTCTGTCGTACCGATGAGCAGTTTATCTGTCATCTGTGTGTGATGGATCAACACAAGGGCCATAGAAAAACCACTACTGAAGCagaaagaaataagaaacaG AAGCAGCTGGGGGCGACCCAGAGCGAATTCCAGCAGAgcatacaggagagagagaaggagctgcaggatctgagacaggctgtgcagtcactcaag cgctctgcacaggcagcagtggaggacagcGAGAGGATCTTTACTGAGTTGATCCACTCCATTGAGAGAAGGTGCTCCgaggtgaaagagctgatcagAGATCATGAGAGGGCTGAAGTGAGTCGAGCTGAAGGACTCCTGGAgcgactggagcaggagattgctgagctgaggaAGAGAGACGCTGAGCTGGAGcatctttcacacacagaggatcacatccacttcctccag aacTTTaagtctctctgtgtccctgctgGACCTAGAGACTTACCCAGCTTCACTGTTAGTCCACACATCTCTTTTGAAGCTGTGAGTAAATCTGTCTCTGAACTGAAAGAGCGACTGGAGGACATCTGCAAAGTGGAATTGGTCAAAATTCCTGAATCAG TGAAAAAAGTCCATACTCTAGAGCCAATGACCAGAGAGGATTTCTTACAGT ATTCCTGTCAACTCACTCTGGAACCCAACACAGTGAATCAGCGCCTCCGTCTGTCCGAGGGGAACAGAATGGTGACCCACGTGAGAGAGATCCAGTATTATCCTGATGATCCTGATAGATTTGACTGTTTccaagtgctgtgcagagagggtctttctggacgctgttactgggaggctgagtggcATGGGGATGAAGGGGTTTATATAGCAGTCTCATATAAagagatcagcaggaaaggTGAGGGTGATGGCTGTTTAATGGGACATAATGACAAGTCCTGGAGTTTGGACTGCTCTTCTTCCAGTTACTCTTTTTGTCACAACAACACAATCACTAAAATCCCTGTTCCCCCTTCCTCCAGAATAGGAGTGTACCTGGATCACAGGGCAGGAAGTCTGTCCTTCTACGGTgtctctgacacaatgaccctgctgcacagagtccagaccacattcactcagcccctCTATCCTGGGTTTTGGGTTGGGCCAGTGGGATGTTCTGTAAAACTTTGTAATctgtaa
- the LOC118225472 gene encoding tripartite motif-containing protein 16-like isoform X2 — MKSLPLSRSCSFRETKPNSVSVIVSSKMAEGGGLLGQDQLSCAICLDPLKDPVTIPCGHSYCMGCIKDWWDQDGHTGGCSCPQCTETFTPRPVLRKNTMLAEVVEKLKKIGFQAVPPAHCYTEPEDVACDSCTGRKCKAIKSCLVCLTSYCETHLLPHYESPAFEKHKLINVTGNLQEKICSHHGKLLEFFCRTDEQFICHLCVMDQHKGHRKTTTEAERNKKQKQLGATQSEFQQSIQEREKELQDLRQAVQSLKRSAQAAVEDSERIFTELIHSIERRCSEVKELIRDHERAEVSRAEGLLERLEQEIAELRKRDAELEHLSHTEDHIHFLQNFKSLCVPAGPRDLPSFTVSPHISFEAVSKSVSELKERLEDICKVELLFLSLSVSAVKKVHTLEPMTREDFLQYSCQLTLEPNTVNQRLRLSEGNRMVTHVREIQYYPDDPDRFDCFQVLCREGLSGRCYWEAEWHGDEGVYIAVSYKEISRKGEGDGCLMGHNDKSWSLDCSSSSYSFCHNNTITKIPVPPSSRIGVYLDHRAGSLSFYGVSDTMTLLHRVQTTFTQPLYPGFWVGPVGCSVKLCNL, encoded by the exons ATGAagtcactccctctctctcggtCATGCAGTTTCCgagaaacaaaaccaaactctgtgtctgtcattgttagcagtaaaatggctgaaggtggTGGTTTACTGGGTCAGGACCAGTTGAGCTGTGCGATCTGTCTGGATCCACTGAAGGATCCAGTGACTATTCCCTGTGGACACAGTTACTGCATGGGCTGCATTAAGGACTGGTGGGATCAGGATGGTCATACTGGTGGCTGCAGCTGTCCGCAGTGCACAGAGACTTTCACCCCAAGGcctgttttaagaaaaaacacaatgctggctgaagtggtggagaaactgaagaagaTAGGATTCCAAGCtgttcctcctgctcactgttacACTGAACCTGAAGATGTGGCATGTGATTCCTGCACTGGGAGAAAGTGCAAAGCCATCAAATCTTGTCTGGTGTGTCTGACCTCTTACTGTGAAACTCACCTCCTGCCTCACTATGAATCTCCTGCCTTTGAGAAGCACAAACTGATAAATGTCActggaaacctgcaggagaagatctgctCTCATCATGGCAAACTGCTGGAATTTTTCTGTCGTACCGATGAGCAGTTTATCTGTCATCTGTGTGTGATGGATCAACACAAGGGCCATAGAAAAACCACTACTGAAGCagaaagaaataagaaacaG AAGCAGCTGGGGGCGACCCAGAGCGAATTCCAGCAGAgcatacaggagagagagaaggagctgcaggatctgagacaggctgtgcagtcactcaag cgctctgcacaggcagcagtggaggacagcGAGAGGATCTTTACTGAGTTGATCCACTCCATTGAGAGAAGGTGCTCCgaggtgaaagagctgatcagAGATCATGAGAGGGCTGAAGTGAGTCGAGCTGAAGGACTCCTGGAgcgactggagcaggagattgctgagctgaggaAGAGAGACGCTGAGCTGGAGcatctttcacacacagaggatcacatccacttcctccag aacTTTaagtctctctgtgtccctgctgGACCTAGAGACTTACCCAGCTTCACTGTTAGTCCACACATCTCTTTTGAAGCTGTGAGTAAATCTGTCTCTGAACTGAAAGAGCGACTGGAGGACATCTGCAAAGTGGAATTG ttatttttgtccctttctgtctctgcaGTGAAAAAAGTCCATACTCTAGAGCCAATGACCAGAGAGGATTTCTTACAGT ATTCCTGTCAACTCACTCTGGAACCCAACACAGTGAATCAGCGCCTCCGTCTGTCCGAGGGGAACAGAATGGTGACCCACGTGAGAGAGATCCAGTATTATCCTGATGATCCTGATAGATTTGACTGTTTccaagtgctgtgcagagagggtctttctggacgctgttactgggaggctgagtggcATGGGGATGAAGGGGTTTATATAGCAGTCTCATATAAagagatcagcaggaaaggTGAGGGTGATGGCTGTTTAATGGGACATAATGACAAGTCCTGGAGTTTGGACTGCTCTTCTTCCAGTTACTCTTTTTGTCACAACAACACAATCACTAAAATCCCTGTTCCCCCTTCCTCCAGAATAGGAGTGTACCTGGATCACAGGGCAGGAAGTCTGTCCTTCTACGGTgtctctgacacaatgaccctgctgcacagagtccagaccacattcactcagcccctCTATCCTGGGTTTTGGGTTGGGCCAGTGGGATGTTCTGTAAAACTTTGTAATctgtaa